The Dyadobacter sandarakinus DNA window GATCCTGTCGATGTCGGGCGGGCAGTATGGCTGCCCCATCGTATTCCGCGGACCAACCGGAAACGCCGGCCAGCTGGGTGCGCAGCACTCTCAGAACTTTGAGAACTGGTTTGCCAACACACCCGGTCTGAAAGTAGTAGTGCCTTCCAATCCCTACGATGCCAAAGGCTTGCTGAAATCGTCTATCCGCGATAACAACCCGGTTATTTTCATGGAGTCGGAGGTCATGTACGGCGACAAGATGCAGGTTCCGGAAGAGGAATATCTGATCCCGCTGGGAAAAGCAGATATCAAGCGCCAGGGAAAGGATGTTACCATTGTTTCTTTTGGTAAAATGATCCCCCGGGTGGTGATGCCTGCAGTGTTGCAGCTGGAAAAAGAAGGCATTGACGTGGAGGTAGTTGACCTCCGCACTGTTCGTCCGATTGACTACGCGACGGTTGTTGAATCGGTAAAGAAAACCAACCGGTGCGTGATCGTGGAAGAAGCATGGCCACTGGCTTCAATCTCTACAGAAGTAACCTATCATGTTCAGCGTCATGCATTTGACTACCTGGATGCTCCCGTGATCCGGATCACAAACCGGGATGTTCCGCTGCCATATGCTCCCACACTGATCGAGGAAGTATTGCCAAGTGTAAAACGGGTGACCGAAGCTGTAAAATCGGTACTTTACAAATAACATGCATCATGCATACAATGAAGCCATTTCCCCTCCGGGATGTGGCTTTATTGTTTGTAAGCAGGTATCCGGGGCACTTTCCTGCGGGAAAGTCAGCGCTTAAATATATTGTTCAGAATAAGGTAAATAGTACTATTTTTGTATTTCAATTAGCTCCTTAACAGCTTCATAAAATTACCTAAGACTATGCAAGACGAACGGACCCGGTATTCCGAAGAGGAACTCAAGGAATTTGAAGAACTCATACGTGGAAAACTTGAAGCGACTATGAGTGAGCTTAATTATATCAAGGGTGGACTCAGCAAGAAGAATGATACAGGCACCGACATTACCGCAGGAGCCGCCAAGCTCGTGGAAGATGGTGCCGATGCAAGTGAGCGTGAAAATCTGAGCCAGCTGGCTGCAAGGTTGCAGAAATATTCAGTTCAGCTGGAAAATGCCCTGATCCGG harbors:
- a CDS encoding TraR/DksA family transcriptional regulator, whose translation is MQDERTRYSEEELKEFEELIRGKLEATMSELNYIKGGLSKKNDTGTDITAGAAKLVEDGADASERENLSQLAARLQKYSVQLENALIRIKNGTYGICIDTGKLIPKERLRIVPHTQQTIEAKLRRAS
- a CDS encoding pyruvate dehydrogenase complex E1 component subunit beta, producing MKEIAFRDAIRDAMSEEMRLDKSIFLMGEEVAEYNGAYKASQGMLDEFGPERVIDTPIAELGFAGIAVGAAGNGLRPIVEFMTFNFSLVAIDQIINSAAKILSMSGGQYGCPIVFRGPTGNAGQLGAQHSQNFENWFANTPGLKVVVPSNPYDAKGLLKSSIRDNNPVIFMESEVMYGDKMQVPEEEYLIPLGKADIKRQGKDVTIVSFGKMIPRVVMPAVLQLEKEGIDVEVVDLRTVRPIDYATVVESVKKTNRCVIVEEAWPLASISTEVTYHVQRHAFDYLDAPVIRITNRDVPLPYAPTLIEEVLPSVKRVTEAVKSVLYK